In Hylaeus volcanicus isolate JK05 chromosome 9, UHH_iyHylVolc1.0_haploid, whole genome shotgun sequence, the following proteins share a genomic window:
- the LOC128881972 gene encoding formin-binding protein 4-like isoform X3 has product MKRRQRRPVLELNQAQTGSHGEHVQNKRKQVTSDYSGQHVPANPLANLLCHYNSDSDNEDAKKDVCKLDDQVNNFLKEIQLIAPKQPLPNDCSNSTLTPNSNTHSSPHMNQQAMMWRECIDESSGYPYYWHIETNEVTWEIPEELRYLKNNVKSNSVVKPLPMQEPHWVDFSSAAYQQSHENIPEGMIPREVVVRNRNRYICNETTQKREHQADQDIANASDNESDDGKIEMITSYGSDESDSDTIDENHSKNRVPSASATESTNVSSMTKPKNVETYSPAAPATQLQLPTASQSSDKDYDDKDTAEGTKIEASLNSKSIEEAKYLKTQESEEYTSKASCDNRAKKCSNKHNVNSDLDFRISLVPGYDEDSDVEEESEVKQERKALFPIPQTDVNTETASLSRRNIQNKHSILDDGQAMDSNDSDSNVERKIVQQQDNESASEGVDCGEEPSVKPEDKLNKFLENLHGRSKCFQRKKRIAFDVPLTKAKVNDDSETKTLEVEDQQEEANSCDNTERDDESRVNCQEEQNTQEDTTENVDSREESSNIEELTNTPSEPPADSKEDEVEVNQLSQIVLEKLKFLSEGKPTVSPVQMMLIQLQTLFVAWEGGCLEKSYLSRWLTDTSHELERLEQDAAPPGWLCQWDRSHKRYYYQNTTTGITQWTYPDTGIAGGAEEMEICSTPPPIDQEEMVIPEEDEGLKSKPKKSQESSEPVEDAMVLRNCDVEAPPPPQISNPSPPPPPRIYANDLKKDRRKRDNSNDILNSKKQRLGEEGPVIAEMNQLENPSIPIHSSASLSPQTTNLANVTNVTNVTNVEPLPPGVDLTEAPYELPATALKRILYSAVQPQGGALYEATARDPTVPILGHPAALVQEHYLQYPAYHQHLHSTAALVLPHKHGVQPAIQLIPDYTPLYTNHKVIEKPPVKTAKESLVSALDSFYSDIARIESSGPEKPAQRQDILVMEPSSLPIEETSVDAEQDLVEPTTKEKKRKKTRVGISKKHKEVSSMVAKWQKVQQNFENT; this is encoded by the exons atgaaGCGACGTCAAAGGAGACCTGTCTTAGAACTTAATCAAGCGCAAACTGGTTCTCACGGGGAACATGTACAAA ATAAAAGAAAGCAAGTAACCAGTGATTACTCTGGGCAACATGTGCCTGCAAATCCTTTGGCTAATTTACTTTGCCACTACAATTCGGATAGCGACAACGAAGATGCTAAGAAGGATGTTTGTAAGTTGGATGATCAAGTCAACAATTTCCTTAAG GAAATTCAACTTATTGCCCCCAAGCAACCACTTCCAAACGATTGTAGTAATTCTACCTTAACTCCAAATTCGAATACCCACTCCTCCCCTCATATGAATCAACAAGCAATGA tgTGGCGAGAGTGTATAGATGAATCTTCAGGTTATCCTTATTATTGGCACATCGAAACCAATGAGGTAACATGGGAGATACCAGAGGAATTACGCTATTTAAAGAACAACGTTAAATCAAACTCTGTCGTGAAACCACTTCCCATGCAAGAACCGCACTGGGTTGATTTTTCATCTGCAGCAT ATCAACAATCTCATGAAAACATCCCAGAAGGCATGATACCAAGGGAAGTAGTGGTTCGAAATCGTAACAGATACATTTGCAACGAAACCACTCAGAAACGCGAACATCAGGCCGATCAAGACATCGCAAACGCGTCTGATAACGAGTCCGACGATGG aaaaatagaaatgataaCGTCGTATGGAAGCGACGAAAGCGATTCGGATACCATAGACGAGAATCATTCGAAAAATCGAGTACCTTCAGCGTCTGCAACCGAATCGACAAATGTCAGTTCGATGACGAAACCAAAAAACGTTGAAACATATTCTCCAGCGGCGCCTGCGACACAGCTACAACTGCCAACAGCTTCCCAAAGCTCAGACAAGGACTACGACGACAAGGATACCGCGGAAGGCACAAAGATAGAAGCATCGTTAAATTCTAAATCGATAGAAGAGGCAAAGTACTTAAAAACCCAAGAGTCTGAAGAGTACACGAGTAAAGCTAGTTGCGATAATCGAGCGAAGAAATGCAGTAATAAACACAACGTTAACTCCGATTTGGACTTCCGCATCTCCTTGGTACCTGGCTACGACGAGGACTCCGACGTCGAGGAAGAGTCGGAAGTCAAACAAGAAAGGAAGGCTTTGTTTCCAATTCCTCAAACCGATGTTAACACTGAAACTGCATCTCTTTCGCGGAGGAACATCCAGAACAAGCACAGTATCCTTGATGATGGTCAAGCGATGGACAGTAACGATAGCGATAGCAACGTTGAAAGGAAGATAGTCCAACAGCAAGACAACGAGAGTGCTTCAGAAGGAGTAGACTGCGGAGAAGAACCAAGCGTGAAGCCAGAGGACAAATTAAACAAGTTTCTGGAAAATTTACATGGCCGTAGCAAATGTTTccaacgaaagaaacgaatcgcGTTTGATG TTCCCTTGACGAAGGCTAAGGTGAACGACGATAGCGAGACGAAAACACTGGAGGTGGAGGACCAGCAGGAGGAAGCAAATTCGTGCGACAACACAGAGCGTGATGACGAATCGCGCGTCAACTGTCAGGAAGAACAGAATACACAGGAAGATACGACGGAGAACGTCGATTCGAGGGAAGAGTCGAGCAACATCGAGGAGCTAACGAACACGCCATCGGAACCACCTGCTGATTCGAAGGAAGACGAAGTAGAAGTGAACCAACTGTCGCAGATCGTACTCGAGAAACTAAAGTTTCTGTCCGAGGGAAAGCCAACTGTGTCCCCTGTTCAAATGATGTTGATACAGTTACAG ACATTGTTTGTTGCGTGGGAAGGAGGTTGCTTAGAAAAAAGTTACTTGTCTAGATGGTTGACTGACACCAGTCACGAACTGGAACGCTTGGAACAAGATGCTGCACCACCTGGATGGCTTTGTCAGTGGGATAG GTCGCATAAGCGATATTATTACCAGAACACTACCACTGGAATAACGCAGTGGACCTATCCGGACACTGGCATCGCCGGTGGCGCTGAAGAAATGGAGATTTGCTCAACGCCTCCGCCGATAGACCAGGAAGAAATGGTTATTCCTG AAGAGGACGAAGGACTGAAGTCAAAGCCAAAGAAGTCACAGGAGAGCAGCGAACCAGTGGAAGACGCTATGGTTCTGCGGAATTGCGACGTAGAAGCTCCTCCTCCGCCACAGATCTCAAACCCAAGCCCACCACCACCGCCAAGAATATACGCCAATGATTTGAAGAAGGACaggaggaaacgagacaacaGCAATGATATATTGAACAGCAAGAAACAACGTCTGGGAGAAG AGGGGCCAGTGATAGCAGAGATGAACCAACTGGAGAATCCTTCCATACCTATTCATTCTTCAGCTTCGTTGTCACCCCAAACAACAAATCTTGCGAATGTAACCAACGTAACCAACGTAACAAACGTGGAACCCTTGCCACCAGGTGTAGACCTAACCGAGGCGCCTTACGAGTTACCTGCAACTGCTCTGAAGAGGATTCTGTACAGCGCTGTGCAACCACAGGGCGGGGCACTGTACGAAGCCACCGCGAGGGATCCAACAGTTCCTATTTTAGGTCATCCTGCAGCCCTAGTCCAAGAACATTATCTTCAGTATCCTGCTTACCATCAACACTTACACTCT ACAGCGGCCTTAGTACTTCCACACAAGCATGGCGTGCAACCAGCGATTCAACTGATACCAGATTACACACCCTTGTACACGAATCACAAGGTAATCGAGAAACCACCTGTGAAAACAGCCAAGGAATCTCTGGTGTCCGCCCTGGACTCGTTTTACAGTGACATAGCTCGCATAGAGAGCAGTGGGCCAGAGAAACCAGCTCAGAGACAAGACATCTTGGTAATGGAACCGTCTTCCTTGCCTATAGAGGAAACTAGCGTAGACGCCGAGCAAGATCTTGTTGAGCCTACGACgaaggagaagaagaggaaaaag ACGAGAGTTGGTATCAGCAAGAAGCATAAGGAGGTGTCCAGTATGGTAGCTAAATGGCAAAAGGTACAACAGAACTTTGAAAACACGTAA
- the LOC128881977 gene encoding coiled-coil-helix-coiled-coil-helix domain-containing protein 7: MKYKSIMNNLSPSERVNKRKEEKELQRKVQEMDNPCLKEHYLSLGCLEKNYYVHKKCVLYFENYKNCKIFWNKVKVDRKLHGITPHLPLPEDRSKIKAEYLKSLNKL, encoded by the exons atgaaatataaaagtataatgaataatttaagtCCTTCTGAACGAGTAAACAAGCGTAAGGAAGAGAAAGAATTGCAAAGAAAAGTTCAAGAAATGGATAATCCATGTCTAAAG GAACATTATTTAAGCCTAGGCTGTCTCGAAAAGAACTATTACGTGCACAAGAAGTGTGttctatattttgaaaattacaagaattgCAAAATCTTTTGG AACAAGGTGAAGGTCGATCGTAAATTACATGGTATCACTCCACATCTTCCATTGCCAGAAGacagaagtaaaataaaagcagAATACCTGAAGTCGCTGAACAAGTTGTAA
- the LOC128881972 gene encoding formin-binding protein 4-like isoform X2 encodes MKRRQRRPVLELNQAQTGSHGEHVQNKRKQVTSDYSGQHVPANPLANLLCHYNSDSDNEDAKKDVCKLDDQVNNFLKEIQLIAPKQPLPNDCSNSTLTPNSNTHSSPHMNQQAMMWRECIDESSGYPYYWHIETNEVTWEIPEELRYLKNNVKSNSVVKPLPMQEPHWVDFSSAAYQQSHENIPEGMIPREVVVRNRNRYICNETTQKREHQADQDIANASDNESDDGKIEMITSYGSDESDSDTIDENHSKNRVPSASATESTNVSSMTKPKNVETYSPAAPATQLQLPTASQSSDKDYDDKDTAEGTKIEASLNSKSIEEAKYLKTQESEEYTSKASCDNRAKKCSNKHNVNSDLDFRISLVPGYDEDSDVEEESEVKQERKALFPIPQTDVNTETASLSRRNIQNKHSILDDGQAMDSNDSDSNVERKIVQQQDNESASEGVDCGEEPSVKPEDKLNKFLENLHGRSKCFQRKKRIAFDVPLTKAKVNDDSETKTLEVEDQQEEANSCDNTERDDESRVNCQEEQNTQEDTTENVDSREESSNIEELTNTPSEPPADSKEDEVEVNQLSQIVLEKLKFLSEGKPTVSPVQMMLIQLQTLFVAWEGGCLEKSYLSRWLTDTSHELERLEQDAAPPGWLCQWDRSHKRYYYQNTTTGITQWTYPDTGIAGGAEEMEICSTPPPIDQEEMVIPAEEDEGLKSKPKKSQESSEPVEDAMVLRNCDVEAPPPPQISNPSPPPPPRIYANDLKKDRRKRDNSNDILNSKKQRLGEEGPVIAEMNQLENPSIPIHSSASLSPQTTNLANVTNVTNVTNVEPLPPGVDLTEAPYELPATALKRILYSAVQPQGGALYEATARDPTVPILGHPAALVQEHYLQYPAYHQHLHSTAALVLPHKHGVQPAIQLIPDYTPLYTNHKVIEKPPVKTAKESLVSALDSFYSDIARIESSGPEKPAQRQDILVMEPSSLPIEETSVDAEQDLVEPTTKEKKRKKTRVGISKKHKEVSSMVAKWQKVQQNFENT; translated from the exons atgaaGCGACGTCAAAGGAGACCTGTCTTAGAACTTAATCAAGCGCAAACTGGTTCTCACGGGGAACATGTACAAA ATAAAAGAAAGCAAGTAACCAGTGATTACTCTGGGCAACATGTGCCTGCAAATCCTTTGGCTAATTTACTTTGCCACTACAATTCGGATAGCGACAACGAAGATGCTAAGAAGGATGTTTGTAAGTTGGATGATCAAGTCAACAATTTCCTTAAG GAAATTCAACTTATTGCCCCCAAGCAACCACTTCCAAACGATTGTAGTAATTCTACCTTAACTCCAAATTCGAATACCCACTCCTCCCCTCATATGAATCAACAAGCAATGA tgTGGCGAGAGTGTATAGATGAATCTTCAGGTTATCCTTATTATTGGCACATCGAAACCAATGAGGTAACATGGGAGATACCAGAGGAATTACGCTATTTAAAGAACAACGTTAAATCAAACTCTGTCGTGAAACCACTTCCCATGCAAGAACCGCACTGGGTTGATTTTTCATCTGCAGCAT ATCAACAATCTCATGAAAACATCCCAGAAGGCATGATACCAAGGGAAGTAGTGGTTCGAAATCGTAACAGATACATTTGCAACGAAACCACTCAGAAACGCGAACATCAGGCCGATCAAGACATCGCAAACGCGTCTGATAACGAGTCCGACGATGG aaaaatagaaatgataaCGTCGTATGGAAGCGACGAAAGCGATTCGGATACCATAGACGAGAATCATTCGAAAAATCGAGTACCTTCAGCGTCTGCAACCGAATCGACAAATGTCAGTTCGATGACGAAACCAAAAAACGTTGAAACATATTCTCCAGCGGCGCCTGCGACACAGCTACAACTGCCAACAGCTTCCCAAAGCTCAGACAAGGACTACGACGACAAGGATACCGCGGAAGGCACAAAGATAGAAGCATCGTTAAATTCTAAATCGATAGAAGAGGCAAAGTACTTAAAAACCCAAGAGTCTGAAGAGTACACGAGTAAAGCTAGTTGCGATAATCGAGCGAAGAAATGCAGTAATAAACACAACGTTAACTCCGATTTGGACTTCCGCATCTCCTTGGTACCTGGCTACGACGAGGACTCCGACGTCGAGGAAGAGTCGGAAGTCAAACAAGAAAGGAAGGCTTTGTTTCCAATTCCTCAAACCGATGTTAACACTGAAACTGCATCTCTTTCGCGGAGGAACATCCAGAACAAGCACAGTATCCTTGATGATGGTCAAGCGATGGACAGTAACGATAGCGATAGCAACGTTGAAAGGAAGATAGTCCAACAGCAAGACAACGAGAGTGCTTCAGAAGGAGTAGACTGCGGAGAAGAACCAAGCGTGAAGCCAGAGGACAAATTAAACAAGTTTCTGGAAAATTTACATGGCCGTAGCAAATGTTTccaacgaaagaaacgaatcgcGTTTGATG TTCCCTTGACGAAGGCTAAGGTGAACGACGATAGCGAGACGAAAACACTGGAGGTGGAGGACCAGCAGGAGGAAGCAAATTCGTGCGACAACACAGAGCGTGATGACGAATCGCGCGTCAACTGTCAGGAAGAACAGAATACACAGGAAGATACGACGGAGAACGTCGATTCGAGGGAAGAGTCGAGCAACATCGAGGAGCTAACGAACACGCCATCGGAACCACCTGCTGATTCGAAGGAAGACGAAGTAGAAGTGAACCAACTGTCGCAGATCGTACTCGAGAAACTAAAGTTTCTGTCCGAGGGAAAGCCAACTGTGTCCCCTGTTCAAATGATGTTGATACAGTTACAG ACATTGTTTGTTGCGTGGGAAGGAGGTTGCTTAGAAAAAAGTTACTTGTCTAGATGGTTGACTGACACCAGTCACGAACTGGAACGCTTGGAACAAGATGCTGCACCACCTGGATGGCTTTGTCAGTGGGATAG GTCGCATAAGCGATATTATTACCAGAACACTACCACTGGAATAACGCAGTGGACCTATCCGGACACTGGCATCGCCGGTGGCGCTGAAGAAATGGAGATTTGCTCAACGCCTCCGCCGATAGACCAGGAAGAAATGGTTATTCCTG CAGAAGAGGACGAAGGACTGAAGTCAAAGCCAAAGAAGTCACAGGAGAGCAGCGAACCAGTGGAAGACGCTATGGTTCTGCGGAATTGCGACGTAGAAGCTCCTCCTCCGCCACAGATCTCAAACCCAAGCCCACCACCACCGCCAAGAATATACGCCAATGATTTGAAGAAGGACaggaggaaacgagacaacaGCAATGATATATTGAACAGCAAGAAACAACGTCTGGGAGAAG AGGGGCCAGTGATAGCAGAGATGAACCAACTGGAGAATCCTTCCATACCTATTCATTCTTCAGCTTCGTTGTCACCCCAAACAACAAATCTTGCGAATGTAACCAACGTAACCAACGTAACAAACGTGGAACCCTTGCCACCAGGTGTAGACCTAACCGAGGCGCCTTACGAGTTACCTGCAACTGCTCTGAAGAGGATTCTGTACAGCGCTGTGCAACCACAGGGCGGGGCACTGTACGAAGCCACCGCGAGGGATCCAACAGTTCCTATTTTAGGTCATCCTGCAGCCCTAGTCCAAGAACATTATCTTCAGTATCCTGCTTACCATCAACACTTACACTCT ACAGCGGCCTTAGTACTTCCACACAAGCATGGCGTGCAACCAGCGATTCAACTGATACCAGATTACACACCCTTGTACACGAATCACAAGGTAATCGAGAAACCACCTGTGAAAACAGCCAAGGAATCTCTGGTGTCCGCCCTGGACTCGTTTTACAGTGACATAGCTCGCATAGAGAGCAGTGGGCCAGAGAAACCAGCTCAGAGACAAGACATCTTGGTAATGGAACCGTCTTCCTTGCCTATAGAGGAAACTAGCGTAGACGCCGAGCAAGATCTTGTTGAGCCTACGACgaaggagaagaagaggaaaaag ACGAGAGTTGGTATCAGCAAGAAGCATAAGGAGGTGTCCAGTATGGTAGCTAAATGGCAAAAGGTACAACAGAACTTTGAAAACACGTAA
- the LOC128881972 gene encoding formin-binding protein 4-like isoform X1 — protein sequence MKRRQRRPVLELNQAQTGSHGEHVQNKRKQVTSDYSGQHVPANPLANLLCHYNSDSDNEDAKKDVCKLDDQVNNFLKEIQLIAPKQPLPNDCSNSTLTPNSNTHSSPHMNQQAMMWRECIDESSGYPYYWHIETNEVTWEIPEELRYLKNNVKSNSVVKPLPMQEPHWVDFSSAAYQQSHENIPEGMIPREVVVRNRNRYICNETTQKREHQADQDIANASDNESDDGKIEMITSYGSDESDSDTIDENHSKNRVPSASATESTNVSSMTKPKNVETYSPAAPATQLQLPTASQSSDKDYDDKDTAEGTKIEASLNSKSIEEAKYLKTQESEEYTSKASCDNRAKKCSNKHNVNSDLDFRISLVPGYDEDSDVEEESEVKQERKALFPIPQTDVNTETASLSRRNIQNKHSILDDGQAMDSNDSDSNVERKIVQQQDNESASEGVDCGEEPSVKPEDKLNKFLENLHGRSKCFQRKKRIAFDVPLTKAKVNDDSETKTLEVEDQQEEANSCDNTERDDESRVNCQEEQNTQEDTTENVDSREESSNIEELTNTPSEPPADSKEDEVEVNQLSQIVLEKLKFLSEGKPTVSPVQMMLIQLQTLFVAWEGGCLEKSYLSRWLTDTSHELERLEQDAAPPGWLCQWDRSHKRYYYQNTTTGITQWTYPDTGIAGGAEEMEICSTPPPIDQEEMVIPAAEEDEGLKSKPKKSQESSEPVEDAMVLRNCDVEAPPPPQISNPSPPPPPRIYANDLKKDRRKRDNSNDILNSKKQRLGEEGPVIAEMNQLENPSIPIHSSASLSPQTTNLANVTNVTNVTNVEPLPPGVDLTEAPYELPATALKRILYSAVQPQGGALYEATARDPTVPILGHPAALVQEHYLQYPAYHQHLHSTAALVLPHKHGVQPAIQLIPDYTPLYTNHKVIEKPPVKTAKESLVSALDSFYSDIARIESSGPEKPAQRQDILVMEPSSLPIEETSVDAEQDLVEPTTKEKKRKKTRVGISKKHKEVSSMVAKWQKVQQNFENT from the exons atgaaGCGACGTCAAAGGAGACCTGTCTTAGAACTTAATCAAGCGCAAACTGGTTCTCACGGGGAACATGTACAAA ATAAAAGAAAGCAAGTAACCAGTGATTACTCTGGGCAACATGTGCCTGCAAATCCTTTGGCTAATTTACTTTGCCACTACAATTCGGATAGCGACAACGAAGATGCTAAGAAGGATGTTTGTAAGTTGGATGATCAAGTCAACAATTTCCTTAAG GAAATTCAACTTATTGCCCCCAAGCAACCACTTCCAAACGATTGTAGTAATTCTACCTTAACTCCAAATTCGAATACCCACTCCTCCCCTCATATGAATCAACAAGCAATGA tgTGGCGAGAGTGTATAGATGAATCTTCAGGTTATCCTTATTATTGGCACATCGAAACCAATGAGGTAACATGGGAGATACCAGAGGAATTACGCTATTTAAAGAACAACGTTAAATCAAACTCTGTCGTGAAACCACTTCCCATGCAAGAACCGCACTGGGTTGATTTTTCATCTGCAGCAT ATCAACAATCTCATGAAAACATCCCAGAAGGCATGATACCAAGGGAAGTAGTGGTTCGAAATCGTAACAGATACATTTGCAACGAAACCACTCAGAAACGCGAACATCAGGCCGATCAAGACATCGCAAACGCGTCTGATAACGAGTCCGACGATGG aaaaatagaaatgataaCGTCGTATGGAAGCGACGAAAGCGATTCGGATACCATAGACGAGAATCATTCGAAAAATCGAGTACCTTCAGCGTCTGCAACCGAATCGACAAATGTCAGTTCGATGACGAAACCAAAAAACGTTGAAACATATTCTCCAGCGGCGCCTGCGACACAGCTACAACTGCCAACAGCTTCCCAAAGCTCAGACAAGGACTACGACGACAAGGATACCGCGGAAGGCACAAAGATAGAAGCATCGTTAAATTCTAAATCGATAGAAGAGGCAAAGTACTTAAAAACCCAAGAGTCTGAAGAGTACACGAGTAAAGCTAGTTGCGATAATCGAGCGAAGAAATGCAGTAATAAACACAACGTTAACTCCGATTTGGACTTCCGCATCTCCTTGGTACCTGGCTACGACGAGGACTCCGACGTCGAGGAAGAGTCGGAAGTCAAACAAGAAAGGAAGGCTTTGTTTCCAATTCCTCAAACCGATGTTAACACTGAAACTGCATCTCTTTCGCGGAGGAACATCCAGAACAAGCACAGTATCCTTGATGATGGTCAAGCGATGGACAGTAACGATAGCGATAGCAACGTTGAAAGGAAGATAGTCCAACAGCAAGACAACGAGAGTGCTTCAGAAGGAGTAGACTGCGGAGAAGAACCAAGCGTGAAGCCAGAGGACAAATTAAACAAGTTTCTGGAAAATTTACATGGCCGTAGCAAATGTTTccaacgaaagaaacgaatcgcGTTTGATG TTCCCTTGACGAAGGCTAAGGTGAACGACGATAGCGAGACGAAAACACTGGAGGTGGAGGACCAGCAGGAGGAAGCAAATTCGTGCGACAACACAGAGCGTGATGACGAATCGCGCGTCAACTGTCAGGAAGAACAGAATACACAGGAAGATACGACGGAGAACGTCGATTCGAGGGAAGAGTCGAGCAACATCGAGGAGCTAACGAACACGCCATCGGAACCACCTGCTGATTCGAAGGAAGACGAAGTAGAAGTGAACCAACTGTCGCAGATCGTACTCGAGAAACTAAAGTTTCTGTCCGAGGGAAAGCCAACTGTGTCCCCTGTTCAAATGATGTTGATACAGTTACAG ACATTGTTTGTTGCGTGGGAAGGAGGTTGCTTAGAAAAAAGTTACTTGTCTAGATGGTTGACTGACACCAGTCACGAACTGGAACGCTTGGAACAAGATGCTGCACCACCTGGATGGCTTTGTCAGTGGGATAG GTCGCATAAGCGATATTATTACCAGAACACTACCACTGGAATAACGCAGTGGACCTATCCGGACACTGGCATCGCCGGTGGCGCTGAAGAAATGGAGATTTGCTCAACGCCTCCGCCGATAGACCAGGAAGAAATGGTTATTCCTG CAGCAGAAGAGGACGAAGGACTGAAGTCAAAGCCAAAGAAGTCACAGGAGAGCAGCGAACCAGTGGAAGACGCTATGGTTCTGCGGAATTGCGACGTAGAAGCTCCTCCTCCGCCACAGATCTCAAACCCAAGCCCACCACCACCGCCAAGAATATACGCCAATGATTTGAAGAAGGACaggaggaaacgagacaacaGCAATGATATATTGAACAGCAAGAAACAACGTCTGGGAGAAG AGGGGCCAGTGATAGCAGAGATGAACCAACTGGAGAATCCTTCCATACCTATTCATTCTTCAGCTTCGTTGTCACCCCAAACAACAAATCTTGCGAATGTAACCAACGTAACCAACGTAACAAACGTGGAACCCTTGCCACCAGGTGTAGACCTAACCGAGGCGCCTTACGAGTTACCTGCAACTGCTCTGAAGAGGATTCTGTACAGCGCTGTGCAACCACAGGGCGGGGCACTGTACGAAGCCACCGCGAGGGATCCAACAGTTCCTATTTTAGGTCATCCTGCAGCCCTAGTCCAAGAACATTATCTTCAGTATCCTGCTTACCATCAACACTTACACTCT ACAGCGGCCTTAGTACTTCCACACAAGCATGGCGTGCAACCAGCGATTCAACTGATACCAGATTACACACCCTTGTACACGAATCACAAGGTAATCGAGAAACCACCTGTGAAAACAGCCAAGGAATCTCTGGTGTCCGCCCTGGACTCGTTTTACAGTGACATAGCTCGCATAGAGAGCAGTGGGCCAGAGAAACCAGCTCAGAGACAAGACATCTTGGTAATGGAACCGTCTTCCTTGCCTATAGAGGAAACTAGCGTAGACGCCGAGCAAGATCTTGTTGAGCCTACGACgaaggagaagaagaggaaaaag ACGAGAGTTGGTATCAGCAAGAAGCATAAGGAGGTGTCCAGTATGGTAGCTAAATGGCAAAAGGTACAACAGAACTTTGAAAACACGTAA